Proteins co-encoded in one Anabas testudineus chromosome 8, fAnaTes1.2, whole genome shotgun sequence genomic window:
- the tmem100a gene encoding transmembrane protein 100, which translates to MPEESNKDAMRTPATPEKASNSVRPAPTVKVVSIPLVNEVQLTAATGGTELSCYRCIIPFGVVVLIAGIVVTAVAYSFNSHGSTISYFGLVLLSAGVVLLASSAVCWKVRMERKKERRRESQTALVANQRSIFS; encoded by the coding sequence ATGCCAGAAGAATCTAATAAGGACGCCATGAGGACGCCAGCGACCCCAGAGAAGGCCAGCAACAGTGTGCGTCCGGCCCCCACCGTGAAGGTGGTTAGCATCCCCCTGGTCAATGAAGTCCAACTCACTGCGGCCACTGGTGGGACAGAACTGTCCTGCTATCGCTGCATCATCCCGTTCGGCGTGGTGGTCCTCATCGCGGGCATCGTGGTCACTGCTGTGGCGTACAGCTTCAACTCCCACGGCTCCACCATCTCTTACTTCGGCCTGgtgctcctctctgctgggGTGGTGCTCTTAGCGTCCAGCGCTGTCTGCTGGAAGGTGAGaatggagaggaagaaggaaaggCGGCGGGAGAGCCAAACCGCCCTGGTGGCGAACCAGAGGAGTATTTTCTCATGA